The genomic segment TTGTTCGTGAACTCTTTCAAGCAATCGTCCTTATTATCGCTTCGCTATTCAAATCGCATTAGTACAAATGAAATAATCCGCCCTTGAGTCTCCAAGAAAATGAGCGGATTATTCTGTAGAGTTTGCTAATCGCCTTTGGAGCGATATTATGTTATTAAAGATCGTTTGGTAGTTGCACATCAAACGGTCTTTTTTACTGTGTATTACTTTACCAATGATATCCGTCGTACTCTTCGCATTTTGGTAAAAGAACTCTTAATCTGTTTTCTTTTGTTTCAGAATCAATACCAGAAGGAAGGGAGTACCAGATGTGGATGCCACTACAAGAAGTGTTGGAAAATCAGTCATTGTATAAAGTATCCATCAGCCATACCTAATGCACGTGTTCGTCCACATGCTCTTTCGACACGCTTAGAATCTTAAAGCTTTCAGCGGATGAATCACATCCTTTAAGTGTGTAGATAAATAATTGTTGCCCTTCCTCTTCTAGGAGATCCGTACATGTCATATTCGTTTTGACGGGATCCTTGCCTCTATTTTTATTTTTTGAACGATCTATCTCCAAGTGGATCGTGGTGTCTTGGAAAGAAAGATTATATAATGTTGGATCTCCTTCAAGCGTGTAATTCGCAATACGGACTGTAGCTGCTTCCTCCATCTCCATACTTTCCAAGAACGATTCAAACGCCGGATAGTTATAGACAGGCCCGTGCATATTGACGATATCACCGTTTAGAACAGCTTTTTCACTAGTATACGAACAAGCTGAACTGACTATCATGGCTATTAGTACAAGTAAATATAAGTGTATTTTGTTCCTCATATTTATTACCTCCTTACGATCCGCTAGCGTTTCACCTCAATTATATGAAGAAGCAGCATACATTATCCCATTTTGAAAACTAAAACTACTTCTGAATCCGAATTATTTGAATCTCGGACCTTTTATATTGTTCAGACTTTTGCTAAACTAATCAAAGGTCTAATTTTAATGAAAAGTAGGGGGAGTAGCGTGAAGGTTTTATTACAACTTGGCTGGTTTTTTAAACAGCGCAAGAAGCAGTATCTTTTCGGGATTGCGATGCTTGTTTTCGTTTCCGTATTGCAATTGTTGCCTCCGAAAATTATCGGAATTATCGTCAATGATATTACAAAGGGTTCTTTAACAGCTGAAGGGCTCACAAAATGGCTTATTATCCTAGCTGTAGCAGGTATCCTCATGTACATTGCGCGCTATTATTGGCGTGTTATGATTTTTGGTTCAGCCGTTTTGTTATCCAGAACAATGCGTGAAAAGTTATTCAATCATTTCACGAGAATGTCGCCATCTTTCTACCAAAAAAGACGTGTAGGAGATTTAATGGCTCATGCAACAAACGATATAAATGCTGTGCAGCAAACAGCCGGTATGGGGATTTTGACACTGGTCGATTCCATCTCAACAGGTGGATTTGTCATTTTGACGATGGCCATCACCATCAATTGGAAATTGACATTAATAGCACTTATTCCACTGCCATTCATGATTTTCCTGACAAGCTATTATGGAAAACTATTGCGCAAGCGATTCCGGTTTGCCCAAGAAGCATTCTCGAATTTGAATGACAAAACGCAGGAAAGTATATCTGGCATTAAGGTCATCAAAACATTCGGTCAGAAAAACGAAGATATTGAAGATTTTACAAGCCTGTCTACAGATGTCGTTGGTAAAAATATGCGTGTCGCCAAAGTAGATGCATTATTTGATCCGACGATTACAGGGATATTTGCAATTTCATACATTTTGTCTTTCTATTTTGGAACGAAGTTTATTATTGCAGGCGACATGTCAATTGGAGACATGGTAGCGTTCAGTACATACCTTGGACTTCTTGTCTGGCCAATGCTTGCATTCGGCTTCCTATTTAATATTGTAGAGCGTGGAAATGCATCTTACAGCCGGATTACAGAATTGTTGTCCGTTGCACCAGAAATTAAAGACGTAACGGGTGCGATTGATAGAAGACCAGAAGGCGATTTACACTTCGATATAGACGAGTTTAAATTCCCAGGTGATGAACGCGCTGCATTGCACAATGTTCACTTCACGTTAAAACGAGGAGAAACAATGGGCGTTGTGGGTAAAACAGGATCAGGTAAAACAGCGATTTTAAAACTATTGCTTAGAGAGTTTGAAGGATACAAAGGAAGTATCGTCTATGGAGACAAACCTATCAATCAATATAAGCAGCAACGTTTAAGAGAGTCGATCGGTTATGTACCACAAGATCACTTCCTATTTTCAACGACACTTGCTGAAAATATAGCCTTTACAAACCCTAGAATTGGAACAGAGAAAATTCATGAAGCTGCACGGCTTGCGCATATCCATGAAGACATTTTAGGATTTACGGAAGGATATGGCACTATTGTTGGAGAACGTGGTGTATCGTTATCTGGTGGTCAGAAACAGCGAATTTCCATTGCCCG from the Sporosarcina psychrophila genome contains:
- a CDS encoding DUF4362 domain-containing protein encodes the protein MRNKIHLYLLVLIAMIVSSACSYTSEKAVLNGDIVNMHGPVYNYPAFESFLESMEMEEAATVRIANYTLEGDPTLYNLSFQDTTIHLEIDRSKNKNRGKDPVKTNMTCTDLLEEEGQQLFIYTLKGCDSSAESFKILSVSKEHVDEHVH
- a CDS encoding ABC transporter transmembrane domain-containing protein encodes the protein MKVLLQLGWFFKQRKKQYLFGIAMLVFVSVLQLLPPKIIGIIVNDITKGSLTAEGLTKWLIILAVAGILMYIARYYWRVMIFGSAVLLSRTMREKLFNHFTRMSPSFYQKRRVGDLMAHATNDINAVQQTAGMGILTLVDSISTGGFVILTMAITINWKLTLIALIPLPFMIFLTSYYGKLLRKRFRFAQEAFSNLNDKTQESISGIKVIKTFGQKNEDIEDFTSLSTDVVGKNMRVAKVDALFDPTITGIFAISYILSFYFGTKFIIAGDMSIGDMVAFSTYLGLLVWPMLAFGFLFNIVERGNASYSRITELLSVAPEIKDVTGAIDRRPEGDLHFDIDEFKFPGDERAALHNVHFTLKRGETMGVVGKTGSGKTAILKLLLREFEGYKGSIVYGDKPINQYKQQRLRESIGYVPQDHFLFSTTLAENIAFTNPRIGTEKIHEAARLAHIHEDILGFTEGYGTIVGERGVSLSGGQKQRISIARALIMEPELLLLDDSLSAVDAKTEEAILQSLKQTRTGETTIITSHRLSALQHAHKIIILHEGTIVETGTHEELLEMNGRYKEMYDLQQLEVLVEQGGEE